A single genomic interval of Aedes aegypti strain LVP_AGWG chromosome 1, AaegL5.0 Primary Assembly, whole genome shotgun sequence harbors:
- the LOC5567405 gene encoding U3 small nucleolar ribonucleoprotein protein IMP4, with the protein MLRRQARLRREYLYRKAVESKHKTLQDKKSKIKKSLEDHTPIHGDLKKDALMLQDKLKWNDEGPKRAAEIGGISGGANTADSQDDEYRYAGCEDPKIMITTSRDPSAKLKQFVKELRLLFPNAQRMNRGNFEMKQLIHACRANNVTDFIVVHEHRGVPDNLIICHLPYGPTASFNLSGVVMRHDIPEIGPMSEQKPHLIFHNFKTKLAERTMSVLKYLFPVPKEDSKRVMTFANHDDYISFRHHTFKTVDREMVLTEVGPRFMLKLYQIKLGTLDELDAADTEWVYRPYMNTASKRRFLSDDDGWQQDDDVQL; encoded by the coding sequence ATGCTTCGAAGGCAAGCCCGTCTCCGCCGGGAGTACCTCTACCGGAAAGCCGTAGAGAGTAAACATAAAACCCTGCAggataaaaaatcgaaaatcaagaAGTCTCTGGAAGATCACACGCCGATTCATGGCGACCTGAAGAAGGATGCGTTGATGCTGCAAGACAAGCTCAAATGGAACGACGAAGGGCCAAAACGTGCGGCGGAAATCGGAGGAATCAGTGGAGGTGCCAATACGGCCGATTCACAGGACGACGAATACCGATATGCTGGCTGCGAGGATCCAAAAATTATGATCACCACATCGCGAGATCCGTCCGCAAAGCTAAAGCAATTCGTCAAAGAATTGAGATTGCTCTTCCCAAACGCACAACGAATGAATCGCGGTAACTTTGAAATGAAGCAGCTGATCCACGCTTGCCGGGCGAATAACGTGACGGACTTCATAGTGGTTCACGAACATCGGGGTGTTCCAGATAACCTTATAATCTGCCATCTTCCTTATGGACCAACGGCTTCCTTCAATCTGTCAGGGGTCGTAATGCGTCACGACATTCCCGAAATTGGACCAATGAGTGAGCAGAAACCACATTTGATCTTCCACAACTTTAAGACCAAGCTTGCCGAGAGAACAATGTCCGTTTTGAAGTATTTGTTTCCGGTTCCCAAGGAGGATTCGAAGCGAGTGATGACATTTGCCAATCACGATGACTACATTAGCTTCCGCCATCATACGTTCAAGACGGTGGACCGGGAAATGGTACTGACCGAGGTGGGACCCAGATTTATGCTGAAGCTGTACCAGATCAAGTTGGGAACGCTGGATGAGCTGGACGCGGCGGACACCGAATGGGTTTATCGGCCTTACATGAATACGGCTTCCAAACGACGGTTCCTTTCGGATGACGACGGTTGGCAACAGGATGATGATGTACAATTATAG